The genomic DNA CATGTCTTCATAGGGAATTTTTTCATCTTCCGTTCCATGCCAAAACAGCATCGGTCGTTCTTGTAGTCTTTCTGGCGTTTGTGATAAATCGTATTGATGCACCCAACTTAGCAACAGTGGCAAGTCTTTAGGTACAAAAATAGCAAATTCTTTCGCCCGTTGAATCACTCGCTGAATATAGCGCGCCGGATAGGGTGTTCCCATTAAGCAAGCAGCAGCTTGAATCTCAGGATGTTGGGTCATAAGAGCGCTGGTAGTAATACCGCCCATGGATACACCACCCACGCCAATCCAATTTTCTTTAATCAACCCTAATTTATGAAAATGATGGATAATTACTGGAAATTCAATTAAATTATATTGAATGCTACTCCAAAATGTAATCGAAGGAATCGTGGAAATAGGTCCTGTTTTTCTTTCTCCATGGTTCATGGCATCTGGTAAAATGATCCGAAACCCCTCGTGTGCTAATTTTCTTGCTTGTGTTAAAGATAATTCTTTAGCTGATTGCCAACCATGATAGTAAACAATTAAAGGTAATGCTTCGTTTCTTTGCTCTTCTGTTGTCACTTCTAATGCTGGAATTTTTGCTATGTAGCGATGTCTAATACTGATTTTCATTCATGATTCCTCCATTATAAAATATCTTCTCTTATTTTACCGTTTTTTGATAAAACCTGCTCTTTATATGATTTATCAAAAAAACCACAAAATATGCGAATTCGCATTTTCCTATTTTATTACTTTCCGTTATAATCATTTTATTAAATACAAAGGGGTGTTTTTATGGTTAAAATTGAGGAAAAAGGTAAAGTAACATTTGGACAAGCTTTTAAAGATTATTTTCGTGGATATGTTGATTTTAAAGGTCGGACCACACGTGCTGGTTATTGGTGGATGACATTGGTATTAAGCATTTTAGCACTTATTTTTTATATTGCCATTGTCGGCAAAGCCGTGTCAGCAATTTTAGCAGCTGAATATTTTGAAACCTATGATTTTGGAAACTTATTACCGTTGATGCTTTTTGCACTTATTTTATGGTTAGCTTTATTATTACCAACGTGGGCAATGTGTGTACGTCGTTATCGTGATGCTGGGATGACAGGTTGGGGCGTGCTTGTTTTATATCTACTTTCTATTGCCTGTAGCTATACACAAGTTTTCTCTGTTATGTCAACTTTTAAATATGACGTTCAAACAGATACTGTGATAACAGGTGGCAGTCCCGTCTTCTTATTTTTCACTCTTGTGATTAGTCTGTTTTTCTTCTTACTAACAGTCTTACCGACAGATAAACTAACAACAACTAGCCAAAATAGCGTCTTACGCTTCTTCTTCCGTTACAAAGAAGTGAAGTAAGGAAAAGTTTTAAGCCTTTCTTTTAAAAGAAGGGCTTTTTTCTTATTTTAAAATCTTTATGATAAAATAAGAACTAGTCTAGCTAAAAAAATGGAAGGAGAAAATATGGCTACTTTTAAACGGATTCTGAATCTAGAAAATTATATTTTTACTTTTTTTATTTTATTTGTCTTTTACGGCGCAATTAACTCTCCCTATTCTCTGGTAAAAATTCTTTGGGAAAAGCCTAAGCACTTGCTTGTTTTACTTCCTCTATTAATTATTCTATTGTTGATTATTTATAAAAACAAAAAATTTCTTTACACTAAGATTCAAGCGCTCTGGCACTTAATAAAAACCCATGATCGTGTGGTTATTATTGGTAGTTTGGTCAGTTTATTTTTACTACAACTTTTACTCCTGACGCAGATTACTGTGCCGATTGGCTGGGATGTTTTTGACAACTTTCATAGTATTACCACTGAAAATAGGGATTATTCAAAAATCGTACTTTCTTTAAACCCCAAT from Enterococcus faecalis includes the following:
- a CDS encoding alpha/beta fold hydrolase, encoding MKISIRHRYIAKIPALEVTTEEQRNEALPLIVYYHGWQSAKELSLTQARKLAHEGFRIILPDAMNHGERKTGPISTIPSITFWSSIQYNLIEFPVIIHHFHKLGLIKENWIGVGGVSMGGITTSALMTQHPEIQAAACLMGTPYPARYIQRVIQRAKEFAIFVPKDLPLLLSWVHQYDLSQTPERLQERPMLFWHGTEDEKIPYEDMADFEQLVSGKTYARNTQFITEIGERHLVKGETMDLVVDFFKEASKTLEK
- a CDS encoding DUF805 domain-containing protein, producing the protein MVKIEEKGKVTFGQAFKDYFRGYVDFKGRTTRAGYWWMTLVLSILALIFYIAIVGKAVSAILAAEYFETYDFGNLLPLMLFALILWLALLLPTWAMCVRRYRDAGMTGWGVLVLYLLSIACSYTQVFSVMSTFKYDVQTDTVITGGSPVFLFFTLVISLFFFLLTVLPTDKLTTTSQNSVLRFFFRYKEVK